In Halobaculum limi, one DNA window encodes the following:
- a CDS encoding TrmB family transcriptional regulator has protein sequence MNNETDDDPQSVAIHQLERFGLSGYAARTFVALASLGTGTARDVSEASAVPRTRVYDAVDELHDRGLVDVLQSSPKEFWAISAETASRTFERELQHRTDRLQTALRELEPAERRTEQRGVWTVTGEPAVTERVVDCFDSAEEEIVYMTVEDLLTEDLVEALSEAARRGVSIKLGGVSTEVQERVQDEIPGATMFESLWVWSDTSAGRLLMVDGRKTLVSALVNGADASPTDPRSETAIWGEGDTNSLVVVLKAIFTWRLDETESA, from the coding sequence ATGAACAACGAGACAGACGACGACCCACAGTCCGTCGCCATCCACCAACTCGAACGATTCGGGTTGAGTGGCTACGCCGCGCGGACGTTCGTGGCGCTGGCCAGCCTCGGCACGGGGACGGCCAGAGACGTCAGCGAGGCGTCGGCAGTCCCGCGGACGCGGGTGTACGACGCGGTCGACGAGTTACACGACCGCGGACTCGTCGACGTCCTCCAATCGTCGCCCAAGGAGTTCTGGGCCATCTCCGCCGAGACCGCGAGTCGGACGTTCGAGCGCGAACTCCAACACCGCACGGACCGCCTGCAAACGGCGCTTCGCGAACTCGAACCCGCCGAACGGCGGACCGAACAGCGCGGCGTCTGGACGGTAACCGGGGAGCCTGCAGTCACGGAACGGGTCGTGGACTGCTTCGACAGCGCGGAGGAGGAAATCGTGTACATGACCGTCGAGGACCTCCTCACCGAGGATCTGGTCGAGGCGTTGAGCGAGGCCGCACGGCGAGGCGTTTCGATCAAACTCGGCGGGGTGTCGACCGAGGTTCAAGAGCGCGTGCAAGACGAGATTCCCGGCGCGACGATGTTCGAGTCGCTGTGGGTCTGGTCGGACACGTCCGCAGGACGCCTGCTGATGGTCGACGGGCGAAAGACGCTCGTGAGTGCGCTCGTCAACGGTGCTGACGCGAGTCCGACCGATCCGCGGTCGGAGACCGCCATCTGGGGCGAGGGCGACACGAACAGTCTGGTCGTGGTGCTGAAAGCGATCTTCACCTGGCGACTCGACGAGACCGAGTCGGCGTAA
- a CDS encoding DUF7344 domain-containing protein has translation MTTALDDCLRLVADHTRRQVIHHLRQEATGSMTFEELVDVLHDGGSTFENGHPQTHETLAVQLRHTHLPKLTEYGVIELDHRNGDVRYHPDEQVETLLDSLPGGVSVASP, from the coding sequence GTGACAACCGCTCTCGATGACTGTCTTCGACTCGTCGCCGACCACACCCGACGGCAGGTCATCCACCACCTTCGTCAGGAGGCTACCGGGTCGATGACGTTCGAAGAACTCGTCGACGTGTTGCACGACGGCGGGTCTACGTTCGAGAACGGCCACCCTCAGACCCACGAGACACTCGCTGTACAACTCCGACACACGCACTTGCCGAAACTCACCGAGTACGGTGTCATCGAGCTCGACCACAGAAACGGGGATGTCCGCTATCACCCCGACGAACAAGTCGAAACGCTGCTCGATTCACTTCCCGGAGGAGTGTCGGTAGCGAGTCCCTGA
- a CDS encoding DUF7519 family protein: MTVTRKPPRLGVAMAGLAAAVGTAALTLVSPTGGGLAAVATVFVAVGSLAGSRRLLGIGSITLCVGVLVAGGLAGAGAGPLLVGGIAAALSWDLGEHAVGLGEQLGRGTDVTRNLVTHAAGSVSVGAVAGAVTFGVYSAAAGGQPVVALVFLLVGAIALVSAVR; the protein is encoded by the coding sequence GTGACCGTCACGCGAAAGCCGCCTCGGTTGGGCGTCGCGATGGCCGGACTGGCGGCGGCCGTCGGCACGGCGGCGCTCACGCTCGTGTCGCCGACCGGCGGCGGCCTCGCGGCTGTGGCAACCGTGTTCGTCGCGGTCGGCAGCCTCGCAGGGTCGCGACGCTTGCTAGGCATCGGGTCGATCACGCTCTGTGTCGGCGTCCTCGTCGCTGGGGGCCTCGCAGGCGCAGGGGCGGGACCGCTGCTCGTCGGCGGCATCGCGGCCGCACTGTCGTGGGACCTGGGCGAACACGCCGTCGGACTGGGCGAGCAGTTGGGGCGCGGAACCGACGTGACGCGCAACCTCGTGACGCACGCGGCGGGGTCGGTGTCGGTCGGCGCGGTCGCTGGTGCGGTGACGTTCGGCGTCTACTCCGCGGCCGCGGGGGGACAGCCAGTCGTCGCGCTGGTGTTCCTGTTGGTCGGGGCGATTGCGCTGGTGAGTGCGGTTCGGTGA
- a CDS encoding AAA family ATPase produces MDVPDASAACSDVLDTLRSAIIAEDAFFEDILIGLLSRGHVLIEDVPGTGKTLTARSMATALGLSFSRVQFTPDLLPSDVTGTTVYDEGTGEFEFSEGPIFANVVLADEINRAPPKTQAALLEAMEEEQVTVDGTTYELPDPFFLIATQNPVEQAGNFPLPEAQLDRFAVKTSMGYPDLDGEIELLRRRAGRVEQDPSVDRVLDERRVKGTREAPESVRVHDDLLEYIARITRATREDRRVEVGVSPRGTQRLFEATRSAATLAGREFVTPDDVKRVAAPVLAHRLVLTPDAKVDDVAKADVLQAVLDRVEVPTVQNAEVEADD; encoded by the coding sequence ATGGACGTTCCCGACGCGAGCGCGGCCTGTTCGGACGTGCTCGACACCCTCCGCTCCGCGATCATTGCCGAAGACGCCTTCTTCGAGGACATCCTCATCGGCCTGCTCTCACGGGGCCACGTCCTCATCGAGGACGTCCCAGGCACGGGCAAGACGCTCACCGCGCGGTCGATGGCGACGGCACTCGGCCTGTCGTTCTCGCGCGTGCAGTTCACGCCCGACCTCCTCCCCTCTGACGTGACCGGAACGACGGTGTACGACGAGGGCACCGGCGAGTTCGAGTTCAGTGAGGGCCCCATCTTCGCGAACGTCGTCCTCGCCGACGAGATCAACCGCGCTCCGCCGAAGACGCAGGCGGCGCTACTGGAGGCGATGGAAGAAGAGCAGGTGACCGTCGACGGCACCACCTACGAACTGCCAGACCCGTTCTTCCTCATCGCGACGCAAAATCCGGTCGAGCAGGCGGGGAACTTCCCGCTACCGGAGGCGCAACTCGACCGCTTCGCGGTGAAGACGTCGATGGGCTACCCCGACCTCGACGGTGAGATCGAACTCCTCCGTCGTCGCGCGGGGCGCGTCGAACAAGACCCGAGCGTCGACCGCGTCCTCGACGAACGGCGGGTGAAGGGAACGCGGGAGGCCCCCGAGTCCGTCCGCGTCCACGACGACCTGTTGGAGTACATCGCCCGGATCACCCGCGCGACCCGGGAGGACCGCCGCGTCGAGGTCGGCGTCTCCCCGCGTGGCACGCAACGCCTGTTCGAGGCGACGCGGTCGGCGGCGACGCTCGCGGGCCGGGAGTTCGTCACGCCCGACGACGTGAAGCGGGTCGCCGCGCCCGTCCTCGCACACCGCCTCGTCCTCACGCCGGACGCGAAGGTCGACGACGTGGCGAAAGCCGACGTGTTGCAGGCAGTCCTCGACCGCGTCGAGGTGCCCACCGTCCAGAACGCGGAAGTCGAAGCCGACGACTGA